Proteins from one Rosa chinensis cultivar Old Blush chromosome 7, RchiOBHm-V2, whole genome shotgun sequence genomic window:
- the LOC112177965 gene encoding uncharacterized protein LOC112177965, producing the protein MWHGEPTLSSCASAPSPLGVPQNPHFGSETIDMCQAAFNEGDYDEESDEFNKFVEEAERPLFEDSEHTKLHALVQLHNLKARFGMSDTSFSELLATVGSLLPKDNHDDKRPKDGYMRHPADSPAWKLVDYKWPKFASESRNLRLALSADGINPHSSMSNRYSCWPIILVTYNLPPWLCMKRKFMMLSLLISGPKQPGNDIDIYLEPLIDDLRTLWDGVNDVYDAHTKEYFTLRAVLLWTINDFPTYGNLSGCTTKGYKACPICGNKTSAIHLPHSRKMSYGSHRKYLPCHHPYRRQKKAFNNEQKFEVAPTPQSGEEVFKRVEYINHEFGKGKKKKNLAADATCPCWKKRSIFFDLEYWKSLYVRHCLDVMHIKKNICESLIGTLLNMPSKTKECCCSLTYASNGCYLGQKIGEKKTYLPAAPYNLSRIEKMKMCSSLLFMKVPNGHSSNIKNLLSMDDLKLYGLKSHDCHTLMQQLLPVAIRSVLPKHVRISIMRLCFFFNALCTKVVDVSKLDKLQTDLVLTLCGLEMIFPPSFFDIMVHLTVHLVREVRLCGPVFYRWMYPFERFMKVLKGYVRNRFHPEGCIAESYIGEESIEFCSEFLQECSAIGVLKGPCKLSGTLSGAKLKSLSEEERDLAHLHVLSNNAEVDPYKT; encoded by the exons ATGTGGCATGGAGAACCTACTTTGTCCTCCTGTGCTAGTGCACCTAGTCCTTTAGGTGTACCTCAAAACCCTCATTTTGGTTCTGAAACCATTGATATGTGTCAAGCAGCCTTTAATGAAGGTGATTATGATGAGGAGTCCGATGAGTTCAATAAGTTTGTTGAGGAAGCAGAAAGACCATTATTTGAGGATAGTGAACACACCAAGTTACATGCATTGGTGCAACTTCACAATTTGAAAGCTAGGTTTGGTATGAGTGATACTTCTTTTTCTGAGTTACTTGCCACTGTTGGGTCTTTGCTTCCAAAAGATAAT CATGATGACAAGCGACCTAAAGATGGATACATGCGCCATCCAGCCGATTCTCCTGCTTGGaagttggttgattataagtGGCCTAAATTTGCTAGTGAATCAAGAAATCTTAGGTTGGCATTATCAGCAGATGGTATTAATCCACATAGCTCTATGAGTAATAGATATAGTTGTTGGCCCATCATATTGGTGACTTATAATCTTCCTCCATGGTTATGCATGAAGAGGAAGTTTATGATGTTATCTTTATTAATTTCTGGTCCGAAACAGCCGGGAAATGACATAGATATCTACCTAGAGCCATTGATTGATGATCTAAGAACTTTATGGGATGGTGTTAATGATGTGTATGATGCACATACGAAAGAGTACTTCACTCTTAGAGCAGTTTTGTTGTGGACCATTAATGACTTCCCTACATATGGAAACTTATCGGGGTGCACCACTAAAGGATACAAAGCATGTCCAATATGTGGTAACAAAACTTCTGCCATACATTTGCCCCACAGTAGGAAGATGTCTTATGGCAGTCACCGTAAGTATTTGCCTTGCCATCATCCTTACCGTAGGCAGAAAAAAGCATTTAATAATGAGCAAAAATTTGAAGTTGCACCGACACCACAATCGGGAGAGGAAGTGTTCAAGAGAGTTGAGTATATTAATCATGAGTTTgggaagggaaaaaagaagaaaaacttggCTGCAGATGCTACTTGTCCTTGTTGGAAgaaaagatcaattttttttgaCTTGGAGTATTGGAAATCTCTTTATGTTCGCCATTGTCTTGATGTGatgcacattaagaagaatattTGCGAGAGTTTGATTGGTACATTGTTAAACATGCCTTCTAAAACAAAAGAGTGTTGCTGCTCGCTTACATATGCTTCAAATGGGTGTTATTTGGGTCAGAAAATTGGGGAGAAAAAAACATATTTACCTGCTGCCCCGTATAATTTGTCGAGGATAGAGAAGATGAAAATGTGCAGTTCTCTATTGTTCATGAAGGTTCCTAATGGTCATTCatcaaatataaaaaatttgttGTCCATGGATGATTTGAAGTTATATGGTTTGAAGTCTCACGATTGCCACACATTGATGCAGCAATTGCTTCCAGTTGCCATTCGTTCCGTGCTTCCCAAACATGTTAGAATTTCTATAATGaggctatgcttcttctttaaTGCTTTGTGCACTAAAGTGGTTGATGTATCAAAGTTGGATAAACTTCAAACTGATTTGGTGTTGACTTTGTGTGGTTTAGAAATGATATTCCCTCCCTCATTTTTCGATATAATGGTACATCTCACAGTGCACCTAGTTAGAGAAGTCCGATTATGTGGCCCCGTATTTTATAGATGGATGTATCCTTTTGAGCGTTTCATGAAAGTATTGAAGGGGTATGTTCGCAATCGGTTTCATCCTGAGGGTTGCATAGCTGAGAGTTATATTGGTGAAGAATCTATTGAGTTTTGCTCAGAGTTTTTACAAGAATGTAGTGCAATTGGAGTTCTTAAGGGACCATGTAAGCTCTCTGGCACACTTTCTGGTGCGAAATTGAAGTCATTgtctgaagaagagagagacctGGCACATCTTCATGTGCTGTCCAATAATGCTGAAGTGGATCCATATAAGACTTAA